In Aliarcobacter faecis, a genomic segment contains:
- the ftsA gene encoding cell division protein FtsA: protein MNNILAIDLGSSAITTVIAKHDNENNINILGTGIQVSNGINKGLIINIEDASKCIRDAVDMAKKSTNEPIDTTIVSISGAYSKSHRSTGSVNVPNGLISETEINQVMQMALYNATIVPDYEVVHVIPMFFKVDDSVEVDNPLNMNGTRLEVSVNIVMSKRTALTNIKSALKTSGIDNVKFVLDSYASALAVLDEQQKKFGAVVVNLGSTSTEFVYFKGNSIVYNGFIPVGSNHITTDLSIMLHTPPSAAENIKLEYGSLIKNYSENNELEDRKVKTPRIGDENSTSEIGLDSIQTIIHARVEEILVLVKKKLKKNALLDSTGSGIVLTGGMTYLDGIKDLTRKVFEGIPISISAPKPILNSFDVNFDEAYMATIVGLLEYSLGKNRSYQLDSSKKLVRPLQKERAIDMINMQNMQNKIAEPKADSYSIKDSGGMDLTHLVKEKKKEGLGKLFKKVTEWF, encoded by the coding sequence TTGAATAATATTTTAGCAATTGATTTAGGCTCTTCCGCTATTACTACAGTTATTGCAAAACATGATAATGAAAATAATATAAATATTTTAGGAACAGGAATACAAGTAAGTAATGGTATCAATAAAGGTTTAATAATAAATATTGAAGATGCCTCAAAATGTATAAGAGATGCCGTTGATATGGCAAAAAAATCAACAAATGAGCCAATTGATACTACTATTGTTTCAATCTCAGGAGCTTACTCAAAAAGTCATAGAAGTACAGGTTCTGTTAATGTTCCAAATGGACTTATTTCTGAAACAGAGATAAATCAAGTTATGCAAATGGCCCTTTATAATGCGACAATAGTTCCAGATTATGAAGTAGTACATGTTATTCCTATGTTTTTTAAAGTTGATGATAGTGTTGAAGTTGATAATCCACTAAATATGAATGGAACAAGACTTGAAGTTTCAGTAAATATTGTAATGTCAAAAAGAACAGCTCTAACAAATATAAAATCTGCTTTGAAAACTTCTGGAATAGATAATGTAAAATTTGTTTTAGATTCTTATGCTTCAGCTTTGGCCGTTTTAGATGAGCAACAAAAGAAATTTGGAGCAGTTGTTGTAAATTTAGGGTCAACATCAACAGAGTTTGTCTATTTTAAAGGAAATTCAATAGTTTATAATGGATTTATTCCTGTTGGTTCAAATCATATTACAACAGATTTATCTATTATGCTTCATACTCCACCTAGTGCTGCAGAGAATATAAAACTAGAGTATGGTTCTTTAATTAAAAATTATTCAGAAAATAATGAGCTTGAAGATAGAAAAGTAAAAACTCCTAGAATTGGTGATGAAAATAGCACTTCTGAAATAGGACTTGATTCTATTCAAACTATAATTCATGCAAGAGTTGAAGAGATTTTAGTTTTAGTTAAGAAAAAATTGAAAAAAAATGCACTTTTGGATAGTACAGGTTCTGGAATAGTATTAACTGGTGGTATGACTTATCTTGATGGAATAAAAGATTTAACGAGAAAGGTTTTTGAAGGAATTCCTATTAGTATTTCAGCACCAAAACCAATCTTAAATAGTTTTGATGTAAATTTTGATGAGGCCTATATGGCTACTATTGTTGGTCTTTTAGAGTACTCTTTAGGAAAAAATAGAAGCTATCAATTAGATTCTAGTAAAAAGCTTGTAAGACCTCTTCAAAAAGAGAGAGCTATTGATATGATAAATATGCAAAATATGCAAAATAAAATAGCAGAACCAAAAGCAGACTCTTACTCTATAAAAGATAGTGGAGGAATGGATTTGACTCATCTTGTAAAAGAGAAGAAAAAAGAGGGGCTTGGAAAATTATTTAAAAAAGTAACGGAGTGGTTTTAA
- the ftsZ gene encoding cell division protein FtsZ: protein MPTRVLSNNQPKIAVIGVGGGGCNMVNHMIEEGAHKIDLIVANTDLQSLHSSKAPKKIELGPKLTKGFGAGMNPEVGRDSAIESYEEIKTVLEGTEIVFVASGLGGGTGTGAAAIIAKAAKDVGALTVSVVTKPFAWEGKKRAGLANLGLEELKKVSDSLIVIPNEKLNEIVDVGLTFKNSFKIVDNVLYQAVIGMSEVILNPGHSDINTDFADVKTIMKHKGIALMGIGKGKGENSVQDALDNAINSPLLDKVPLEGAKGILIHFSMSPNITLFAISSVMSTIHDKLDQNADIIFGTTTDKTLENDEIKVTIIATGFDSKNEDRDQLEGNGEENEQKSVPVDSENYLDTPPLMRDYKIQYILK from the coding sequence ATGCCAACAAGAGTTTTATCAAACAATCAACCAAAAATTGCAGTAATTGGAGTTGGTGGAGGTGGTTGTAATATGGTAAACCATATGATAGAAGAGGGGGCTCATAAGATAGATTTAATTGTAGCAAATACAGACCTTCAGTCTCTTCACTCTTCTAAAGCACCTAAAAAAATAGAGTTAGGACCAAAATTAACAAAAGGTTTTGGTGCTGGAATGAATCCTGAAGTTGGAAGAGATTCAGCTATTGAGAGTTATGAAGAGATTAAAACTGTTCTAGAAGGAACAGAGATTGTTTTTGTGGCTTCTGGATTAGGTGGAGGAACAGGAACAGGAGCAGCCGCAATTATTGCAAAAGCTGCGAAAGATGTTGGAGCTTTAACTGTTTCAGTTGTTACAAAACCTTTTGCTTGGGAAGGTAAAAAAAGAGCAGGTTTGGCAAATTTAGGACTTGAAGAGCTTAAAAAAGTAAGTGATTCTTTAATTGTTATTCCAAATGAGAAATTAAATGAGATTGTTGATGTTGGTTTAACTTTTAAAAACTCATTTAAAATAGTTGATAATGTTTTATATCAAGCAGTAATTGGAATGAGTGAAGTTATTTTAAATCCTGGACATTCAGATATTAATACAGACTTTGCAGATGTTAAAACTATTATGAAGCATAAAGGTATTGCTTTAATGGGAATTGGAAAAGGAAAAGGAGAAAATTCTGTTCAAGATGCACTTGATAATGCAATTAACTCTCCTTTATTAGATAAAGTTCCTCTTGAAGGTGCTAAAGGAATATTAATTCACTTTAGTATGAGTCCAAATATTACACTTTTTGCAATTTCAAGTGTTATGAGTACAATTCATGATAAGTTAGATCAAAATGCAGATATTATTTTTGGAACAACTACTGATAAAACTTTAGAAAATGATGAGATTAAAGTAACTATTATTGCTACTGGATTTGATTCAAAAAATGAAGATAGAGATCAATTAGAAGGAAATGGTGAAGAGAATGAACAAAAGTCAGTTCCTGTTGATAGTGAAAACTATTTAGATACACCACCTCTTATGAGAGATTATAAAATTCAATATATCTTAAAGTAG
- a CDS encoding YeeE/YedE family protein, translated as MFELETYYLVNILGLALGVVFGFIAQQKQFCFSGSIKDFLQIKSTKRASSVIMAMIVAIISTQVISNIFELDLTQSAYFKKDINYIAIIIGGALFGAGMMIADGCSSRSIVKFAQGDSNALITLLFIAIFAYATTKGILFEIVNPFINNPTLIEASKIIDNFQLNIYLVLTILFILLYMFTKNLKRVFTLYDGAIIGLLIGASWFITGYIGSESMEKEIPIQAISFVYPSAKTLELFTYYQVNEFSFGVCLVIGAIIGTFISTLFNKKYSFGCTANKNINKVKYNMIGGAMMGVGGIMAIGCTVGQGLSGLSTLVFSSFLAIISIFVSGYFTGKFLLKRDKLAMCFIFEWEDKEKKSKEIDFQI; from the coding sequence ATGTTTGAATTAGAAACTTATTATTTGGTAAATATTCTAGGTCTAGCTTTAGGAGTTGTTTTTGGGTTTATCGCTCAACAAAAACAGTTTTGCTTTAGTGGAAGTATAAAAGATTTTTTACAAATAAAATCTACAAAAAGAGCTTCTAGTGTAATTATGGCAATGATTGTTGCTATTATATCAACTCAAGTTATATCAAATATTTTTGAATTAGATTTAACTCAAAGTGCATATTTTAAAAAAGATATTAATTATATTGCAATAATAATTGGTGGAGCTTTATTTGGTGCTGGAATGATGATAGCGGATGGATGTAGTAGTAGAAGTATAGTAAAATTTGCTCAAGGTGATTCAAATGCTTTAATTACTCTACTTTTTATAGCAATTTTTGCATATGCTACAACTAAAGGTATTTTATTCGAAATTGTAAATCCTTTTATAAACAATCCTACTTTAATAGAAGCCTCTAAAATAATAGATAATTTCCAATTAAATATCTATCTTGTTTTAACTATTTTATTTATACTTTTGTACATGTTTACAAAAAATTTAAAAAGAGTTTTTACTCTCTATGATGGTGCTATAATTGGACTTTTAATAGGTGCTTCTTGGTTTATTACTGGATATATTGGTTCAGAAAGTATGGAAAAAGAGATACCAATTCAGGCTATTAGTTTTGTATACCCTAGTGCAAAAACTTTAGAACTATTTACATACTATCAAGTAAATGAGTTTAGCTTTGGTGTTTGTCTAGTTATTGGAGCAATAATTGGAACTTTTATCTCAACTTTATTTAATAAAAAATATAGTTTTGGATGTACGGCAAATAAAAATATCAATAAAGTAAAATATAATATGATTGGTGGTGCTATGATGGGAGTTGGTGGAATTATGGCGATTGGATGTACTGTTGGTCAAGGATTAAGTGGACTTTCTACTTTAGTATTTAGTTCATTTTTAGCAATAATCTCTATTTTTGTATCTGGTTATTTTACAGGAAAATTCCTACTTAAAAGAGATAAACTAGCAATGTGTTTTATTTTTGAGTGGGAAGATAAAGAGAAAAAATCTAAAGAGATAGATTTTCAAATATAA
- the metX gene encoding homoserine O-acetyltransferase MetX produces the protein MKIETKIEKFNEPLYLESGRLLEEFEIIYETYGTLNEDKSNVIIICHALSGSHHAAGRYENEAKAGWWDKFIGDGKAIDTKKYFVICSNNIGSSYGSTSPLSINPSTKKEYRLKFPVLTISDIVNAQMKLYKKLGITNALAVIGGSMGGMQALCYAIEQPTFAKHYIAMACTAYTRPWVIALNKIGIEAIRHDKAFKNGEYDKEDLKVSGLVGLAVGRMAGLIAYLTPALFNRKFARDYVDTDGLYELFGRFEIEKYLEHNSYSFPKFFDPLSYLYICKTINIFDAGRNKDKLEDSFMKIEGKLHLISFADDMLFFPQEMEEIRDIMVKIGKKEQVTYLQVNSSNGHDSFFVEVDKFEEHVKEILKD, from the coding sequence TTGAAAATAGAGACAAAAATAGAGAAATTTAATGAACCTTTATATCTTGAGAGTGGAAGGCTTCTTGAAGAGTTTGAGATAATCTATGAAACTTATGGGACATTAAATGAAGATAAATCAAATGTAATTATTATTTGCCATGCACTTTCAGGAAGTCATCATGCAGCAGGTCGTTATGAAAATGAAGCAAAAGCAGGTTGGTGGGATAAGTTTATTGGAGATGGAAAAGCAATAGATACTAAAAAATATTTTGTAATCTGTTCAAATAATATTGGAAGCTCTTATGGTTCAACAAGTCCACTTAGTATTAATCCTTCAACAAAAAAAGAGTATAGATTAAAATTTCCAGTTTTAACAATATCTGATATTGTAAATGCACAAATGAAGCTTTATAAAAAGTTAGGAATTACAAATGCTCTTGCAGTAATTGGTGGAAGTATGGGTGGAATGCAAGCTCTTTGTTATGCAATAGAGCAACCAACTTTTGCAAAACATTATATTGCAATGGCATGTACAGCTTATACAAGACCTTGGGTAATAGCCCTAAATAAAATAGGAATAGAAGCAATTAGACATGACAAAGCTTTTAAAAATGGTGAGTATGATAAAGAGGATTTAAAAGTATCTGGTTTAGTTGGGCTTGCTGTTGGACGAATGGCTGGATTAATTGCTTATTTAACTCCAGCACTATTTAATAGAAAATTTGCAAGAGATTATGTAGATACAGATGGACTTTATGAACTTTTTGGAAGATTTGAGATAGAAAAATATCTTGAACATAATTCGTATAGCTTTCCAAAGTTCTTTGATCCTTTATCATATTTATATATTTGTAAAACAATAAATATTTTTGATGCAGGAAGAAACAAAGATAAATTAGAAGACTCTTTTATGAAAATAGAGGGGAAACTTCACTTAATATCTTTTGCTGATGATATGTTATTTTTTCCACAAGAGATGGAAGAGATACGAGATATTATGGTAAAAATAGGGAAAAAAGAGCAAGTTACATATTTACAAGTAAATAGTTCTAATGGTCATGACTCATTTTTCGTTGAAGTTGATAAGTTTGAAGAGCATGTAAAAGAGATTTTAAAGGATTAA
- the xseB gene encoding exodeoxyribonuclease VII small subunit → MQDNENINFEEKIVKAKEILEELTKSDITLSDSLKLYNEGLKELEVAQKLLEEAKLIFTTQNRS, encoded by the coding sequence ATGCAAGATAATGAAAATATAAATTTTGAAGAAAAAATAGTAAAAGCAAAAGAGATTTTGGAAGAACTAACTAAAAGTGATATTACCTTAAGTGATTCACTAAAATTGTATAATGAGGGCTTAAAAGAGCTAGAAGTTGCACAAAAATTACTTGAAGAAGCAAAATTAATTTTTACTACACAAAATAGGTCTTAG
- a CDS encoding HesA/MoeB/ThiF family protein, translated as MIEFNEYFNRQINLWGEEIQKSLQNKKVAIIGSGGLGSSLGFALGASGIGEFALIDFDTVSISNIHRQIAFKVADEGKYKSVVLKELIESRCPFTKATAYVESFDDFIKRDLKFDLVIDATDNLPTRAAINSWCQKNNQIWLYGSVEEFHGQVCLFEKASYETVFQITNRKPNGIACPIVMNIASLQANFAIRYLAGLEVQKDILHYLFFDKDGVLGIKKFNLPK; from the coding sequence ATGATAGAGTTTAATGAATATTTTAATAGGCAAATAAATCTTTGGGGGGAAGAGATTCAAAAATCTCTTCAAAATAAAAAAGTTGCAATAATTGGAAGTGGTGGGCTTGGAAGTAGTTTAGGCTTTGCTTTAGGAGCTAGTGGAATTGGAGAGTTTGCTTTAATAGATTTCGATACAGTTAGTATTAGTAATATACATAGACAAATAGCTTTTAAAGTTGCCGATGAAGGAAAATATAAATCAGTTGTTTTAAAAGAGTTAATTGAGAGTCGTTGTCCTTTTACAAAAGCCACAGCTTATGTTGAAAGTTTTGATGATTTTATAAAAAGAGATTTGAAATTTGATTTAGTAATTGATGCAACAGATAATCTTCCTACAAGAGCAGCTATAAATAGCTGGTGTCAAAAAAATAATCAAATTTGGTTATATGGAAGTGTTGAAGAGTTTCATGGACAAGTTTGCTTATTTGAAAAAGCTTCTTATGAAACAGTTTTTCAAATAACAAATAGAAAACCAAATGGAATAGCTTGTCCAATTGTTATGAATATAGCTTCTTTACAAGCTAATTTTGCTATTCGATATTTGGCAGGATTAGAGGTTCAAAAAGATATTTTACACTATTTATTTTTTGATAAAGATGGTGTTTTAGGTATAAAAAAATTTAATTTACCTAAATAA
- a CDS encoding LysE family translocator, with protein sequence MIELQTLIIFFFSSTLLAIIPGPDNIYLLSNSFYFGKKAGFSLILGLCSGLIFHTLLVIFGVALFIQSSQTAFFILKTIGAIYLFYLAFQIYKAPIFNQIEQKSIKINYKKLYLKGLFMNVTNPKVTLFFLAFLPQFVSKNSINQNLEMLILAFLFLVSTILVFSSIVLFASFLSKRLKSTQKFQTVLNKFVAVIFLLIAIKLFFSV encoded by the coding sequence ATGATTGAATTACAAACTTTAATAATATTTTTTTTTAGTTCTACTTTACTTGCCATAATTCCAGGACCAGATAATATATATCTATTATCAAACTCTTTTTATTTTGGCAAAAAAGCTGGATTCTCTTTGATTCTTGGATTATGTAGTGGTTTGATTTTTCATACTCTTTTAGTTATTTTTGGTGTTGCACTATTTATTCAATCTTCACAAACAGCTTTTTTTATTTTAAAAACTATTGGAGCAATTTATTTATTTTATTTAGCATTTCAAATATATAAAGCTCCTATTTTTAATCAAATTGAACAAAAATCAATAAAAATAAATTATAAAAAGCTTTATTTAAAAGGGCTTTTTATGAATGTAACAAATCCAAAAGTAACACTTTTTTTTCTTGCCTTCTTACCACAATTTGTATCCAAAAATTCGATAAATCAGAATTTAGAAATGTTGATTTTGGCATTTTTATTTTTGGTTTCAACAATTTTGGTTTTTAGCTCTATTGTACTTTTTGCATCATTTTTATCAAAAAGATTAAAATCAACTCAAAAGTTTCAAACAGTTTTAAATAAATTTGTAGCAGTTATTTTTTTGCTAATTGCTATTAAATTATTCTTTAGTGTATGA